A single region of the Brassica rapa cultivar Chiifu-401-42 chromosome A03, CAAS_Brap_v3.01, whole genome shotgun sequence genome encodes:
- the LOC103857449 gene encoding receptor like protein 26-like: MAGGFKNMHIYIKSYRSSPAHLSFHQLFQNTNTMSLSRLHLCFVSIFLLFAVHVLMMNALVCRPDQIQALMQFKNEFESNGCNRSEYLNGVRCDNATGAVTKLQLPSGCFTGILKPNSSLFGFNHLRYLNLSHNNFTSSSLPSEFSNLNKLEVLSLSFNGFIGQVPSSISNLIHLTHLNISHNEFTGSFTLVRNLTKLSFLDLSFNKFSGAIPSDILFTMPFLTHLDLKKNSFTGTIKVPNSPSSSRLVFLSLGQNQFKGQILKPISKLINLSHLDVSSVNTTYPIDLNIFSPLKSLLVLYVSRNSLLPSSLNSSDISLHLESLVMRGCGITEFPTIIKTLQNLQYIDLSSNKIKGKVPEWLWKLPRLFQVNLVNNFFTGLEGSSEVFVNSSVQLLDIAYNSMAGEFPIPPTNIIYLSAWNNSFTGKIPLQICNRSSLVVFDLSYNKFTGPIPQCLSKLPIVNLRKNNLEGSIPDEFYSGALTQTLDVGFNRLTGKLPRSLRNCSFLRFLSVDNNKIEDTFPFWLKALPNLQVFTLRSNRFFGQLSPPDQAPLAFPELRILELSDNRFTGNLSPSYFVNWKSSLFKTDEDGRMYMGDYKHAYFGYEDTMDLQYKGLFMEQGKVLTSYSTIDFSGNKLEGQIPESIGLLKALIALNLSNNAFTGHIPLSLANVTELESLDLSRNQLSGTIPRELGRLSFLSYVSVAHNQLKGEIPQGPQFSGQAESSFEGNAGLCGLPLPKSCFAPPTEQPKEEDEEEEEGVLNWKAVVIGYGPGLLFGLVMSHVIATYKLKWYFSWCG; encoded by the coding sequence ATGGCTGGCGGCTTTAAgaacatgcatatatatatcaagtctTATAGATCATCTCCAGCACATCTATCATTTCATCAACTTTTTCAAAACACAAACACCATGTCGCTATCGCGTCTACATTTGTGCTTTGTCTCTATATTCTTACTCTTCGCTGTACACGTCTTAATGATGAACGCTCTTGTTTGTCGTCCTGACCAGATCCAAGCTCTAATGCAATTCAAGAACGAGTTTGAGTCCAACGGTTGCAACCGCAGCGAGTATCTCAACGGAGTCAGGTGCGATAACGCCACTGGTGCAGTCACGAAGCTACAACTCCCAAGTGGTTGCTTTACTGGAATCCTCAAGCCAAATAGTAGCCTCTTTGGATTTAACCATCTTCGTTACCTCAATCTCTCTCACAACAACTTCACTTCTTCTTCGCTTCCTTCCGAGTTCAGCAATCTCAACAAACTAGAGGTTTTGTCTCTTTCCTTTAATGGCTTCATTGGTCAAGTTCCTTCCTCTATTAGTAACCTAATCCATCTTACCCATTTAAACATTTCCCATAACGAGTTCACTGGAAGTTTCACACTTGTGAGGAATCTAACAAAGCTCTCGTTTCTAGACCTTTCTTTTAATAAATTCTCAGGAGCCATACCTTCTGATATACTATTCACTATGCCCTTCTTGACTCATcttgatttgaaaaaaaatagtttcactGGAACAATAAAAGTTCCAaactctccttcttcatctagGCTAGTGTTTTTATCCCTTGGCCAAAACCAATTTAAAGGGCAAATCCTTAAGCCTATCTCAAAGCTCATCAACCTCAGCCATCTTGACGTCTCTTCCGTAAACACAACCTACCCAATTGACTTAAACATCTTCTCTCCACTCAAATCTTTGTTGGTGCTTTATGTCTCTAGAAATAGTTTATTACCATCCAGTCTAAATTCTTCAGATATCTCATTGCACTTAGAAAGCTTGGTCATGCGAGGATGTGGCATTACCGAGTTCCCAACCATCATAAAGACCCTTCAAAACTTGCAGTATATAGACCTTTCCAGCAACAAAATCAAAGGGAAAGTCCCTGAGTGGCTATGGAAGCTTCCTCGTCTTTTCCAAGTGAATCTTGTTAACAACTTTTTCACCGGTTTGGAAGGTTCTTCAGAGGTTTTCGTTAATTCATCAGTGCAGTTACTAGATATTGCATACAACTCCATGGCAGGAGAGTTCCCTATTCCACCAACTAATATCATCTACTTGTCAGCATGGAATAACAGTTTCACAGGGAAGATACCTCTCCAGATTTGCAACAGAAGCTCTCTTGTTGTGTTTGATCTATCCTACAACAAATTCACCGGTCCAATACCTCAGTGTTTGAGTAAATTGCCGATAGTGAATCTCAGGAAGAACAACTTGGAAGGAAGTATACCTGACGAGTTCTATAGCGGCGCTTTGACACAAACCCTTGACGTTGGCTTCAATAGACTAACCGGGAAGCTCCCAAGATCGCTTAGAAACTGCTCATTTTTGAGGTTTCTAAGTGTTGACAACAACAAAATCGAAGACACGTTTCCTTTCTGGCTCAAAGCTCTACCAAACTTGCAAGTCTTCACTCTCCGCTCAAACAGATTCTTTGGCCAGCTCTCTCCTCCTGATCAAGCTCCTCTCGCGTTCCCCGAGCTGCGTATACTCGAACTATCTGATAACAGATTTACAGGGAACTTGTCACCAAGTTACTTTGTTAACTGGAAATCATCATTGTTCAAGACAGATGAGGATGGGCGTATGTACATGGGAGACTATAAGCATGCTTACTTTGGATATGAAGATACTATGGATTTGCAATATAAAGGTCTATTCATGGAGCAAGGGAAGGTCCTTACCTCCTACAGCACTATTGATTTCTCCGGAAACAAACTTGAAGGACAGATTCCAGAGTCCATTGGTCTCTTGAAGGCATTGATTGCGCTCAACTTATCGAACAACGCCTTCACTGGACACATTCCTTTGTCTTTGGCTAATGTTACTGAGCTCGAGTCGCTAGACCTGTCAAGAAACCAACTCTCTGGGACTATTCCTAGGGAACTCGGGAGGCTCTCGTTTTTGTCGTATGTGAGTGTGGCTCATAACCAGCTGAAAGGTGAAATACCACAAGGACCGCAATTTAGTGGGCAAGCTGAATCATCATTTGAAGGGAATGCAGGTCTATGTGGTCTTCCTCTCCCAAAAAGCTGCTTTGCGCCACCAACAGAACAACCtaaggaagaagacgaagaagaagaggaaggagtGCTAAACTGGAAAGCTGTGGTTATAGGGTATGGTCCTGGATTGTTGTTTGGATTAGTAATGTCTCATGTTATTGCTACATACAAGCTAAAGTGGTATTTTAGTTGGTGCGGATAA
- the LOC103857450 gene encoding ATP synthase subunit gamma, mitochondrial — protein MAMAVFRREGRRLLPSIAARPIAPIRSPLSSDQEEGPLGVRSISTQVVRNRMKSVKNIQKITKAMKMVAASKLRAVQGRAENSRGLWQPFTALLGDNPSIDVKKSVVVTLSSDKGLCGGINSTVVKVSRALYKLNAGPEKDVKFVIVGEKAKAIMFRDSKNDISLTVTELNKNPLNYAQVSVLADDILKNVEFDALRIVYNKFHSVVAFLPTVATVLSPEIIEKESEVGGKLGELDSYEIEGGETKGEILQNLAEFQFSCVMFNAVLENACSEMGARMSAMDSSSRNAGEMLDRLTLTYNRTRQASITTELIEIISGASALEAAK, from the exons ATGGCAATGGCTGTATTCCGTCGCGAAGGGAGGCGTCTCCTCCCTTCAATCGCCGCTCGCCCAATTGCTCCCATCCGATCTCCTCTCTCTTCTGACCA GGAGGAAGGACCTCTTGGAGTTCGTTCTATCTCTACTCAAGTTG TGCGTAACCGCATGAAGAGTGTGAAGAACATCCAAAAGATCACAAAGGCTATGAAGATGGTTGCTGCTTCTAAGCTAAGAGCTGTTCAAGGACGAGCTGAGAACTCCCGTGGACTTTGGCAGCCTTTTACTGCTCTTCTTGGAGATAATCCCA GCATTGATGTGAAGAAGAGTGTGGTGGTTACTCTCTCTTCTGACAAGGGTCTCTGTGGTGGAATTAACTCCACTGTTGTTAAAGTGAGCAGGGCTCTGTACAAGTTAAATGCTG GTCCTGAAAAGGACGTGAAGTTTGTTATTGTTGGGGAGAAAGCAAAGGCTATAATGTTCCGTGACTCAAAGAACGACATCTCCCTTACTGTTACAGAGCTGAACAAGAATCCACTCAATTATGCTCAG GTCTCAGTTTTAGCTGATGACATCCTGAAGAACGTTGAGTTCGATGCTTTGCGCATTGTTTACAACAAGTTCCATTCCGTTGTCGCATTTCTACCGACTGTGGCCACCGTTTTGTCACCTGAG ATTATTGAGAAGGAGTCTGAAGTTGGAGGAAAACTCGGTGAGCTCGACTCATACGAGATTGAAGGTGGGGAAACAAAGGGAGAAATTCTGCAGAATCTGGCCGAGTTCCAGTTCTCTTGT GTAATGTTCAATGCGGTGCTGGAGAATGCATGTAGTGAGATGGGAGCTAGGATGTCTGCTATGGACAGCTCAAGCAGAAACGCAGGAGAAATGCTTGACCGTCTCACCCTCACTTACAACAGGACTCGTCAAGCTTCTATCACAACAGAGCTTATCGAGATTATCTCTggagcttctgcacttgaagcCGCTAAATAA
- the LOC103857451 gene encoding putative F-box protein At1g47790, with protein sequence MEQQDQKKKRNDYKGCFPIDLTSEILLRLPEKSVARFRCVSKLWSSISTDPYFINLFETRSPRQTILLCVRKYDSLFVSSIPQHKHMHTLHQSSNKSFSSSQPISCYNMKFPETNDLYPTESVHGLICFQESGKPVVWDPSKKEFVTLPKPRKSWNDITVFLGYDPTQGKHKVMCLPCNRSTDVCRILTLGSAQESWRTVKTNQNHRSSIITIGRCIKGVIYYLAYIFHSRLQVIMSFDIKSEKFDTIPLPAEDIDRPFLITYVGRLAFVDDKNPRRMLILEDAERRKWSSQNFLACLRHRDVITSEYLHLGGSTHAGELVYLAPYFKKKSYILFCDPVRNSFRRFEFKGIAEDESWLNADQDEPLFSPRSRLHIFPNHTESQISL encoded by the coding sequence ATGGAGCAACAAgatcaaaagaagaagagaaacgaCTACAAAGGATGCTTTCCTATCGATCTAACCTCAGAGATACTTTTGAGGCTACCTGAGAAATCTGTCGCGAGGTTCCGTTGCGTGTCAAAGCTTTGGTCATCAATAAGCACCGATCCATATTTCATCAACTTGTTCGAAACTCGGTCCCCACGGCAAACTATTCTACTTTGCGTCAGAAAATATGACAGTCTGTTTGTTTCCTCGATTCCGCAGCATAAGCACATGCATACTCTTCATCAGAGTTCTAACAAGTCTTTCTCATCTTCTCAGCCTATTAGTTGTTATAATATGAAGTTCCCAGAAACTAATGATTTATATCCTACCGAATCTGTCCACGGCTTGATCTGTTTCCAGGAATCAGGAAAGCCCGTAGTTTGGGACCCTAGCAAGAAAGAGTTTGTAACCTTACCCAAGCCAAGAAAGAGCTGGAATGATATAACAGTTTTCTTAGGATATGATCCAACCCAAGGTAAACACAAAGTAATGTGCCTTCCTTGTAACAGAAGTACTGATGTGTGTCGAATCTTAACATTGGGATCAGCTCAAGAATCATGGAGAACGGTCAAAACTAACCAAAACCATCGTTCTTCCATTATTACTATTGGGCGATGTATCAAGGGGGTTATATACTATCTAGCCTATATTTTTCACAGTCGTCTCCAGGTTATAATGAGTTTCGATATCAAATCTGAAAAATTCGATACGATACCATTACCAGCGGAAGATATAGATAGACCTTTTCTGATAACTTATGTGGGACGGTTAGCttttgttgatgacaaaaatcCTAGAAGAATGTTGATTTTGGAGGATGCAGAGAGACGCAAGTGGTCAAGCCAAAACTTCCTTGCATGTTTACGTCACCGTGATGTGATTACTTCAGAATATTTGCATTTAGGAGGTTCCACCCATGCTGGTGAGCTTGTTTATCTAGCTccctattttaaaaaaaaatcatatattctATTTTGTGATCCCGTGAGAAACAGCTTTAGAAGATTTGAATTTAAAGGAATCGCAGAAGACGAATCTTGGCTCAATGCAGATCAAGATGAACCACTTTTCTCTCCTCGGAGCCGTCTCCATATTTTTCCAAATCATACTGAGAGTCAAATTTCTTTGTAA
- the LOC117132934 gene encoding putative F-box protein At1g47765, with translation MEQPDQKKNRNYYKGSFPHDLTSEPEKSVARFRCVSKLWSSISTDPYFINLFETRSPRQTILLCVRKYDSLFVSSIPQHKHMHTLHQSSSKSFSSSQPISCYNMKFPETNGLYPTESVHGLICFQESGKPVVWNPSKKEFVTLPKPRKSWNDITVFLGYDPAQGKHKVMCLPCNRSTDVCRILTLGSAQESDRV, from the coding sequence ATGGAGCAACCAGACCAAAAGAAGAACAGAAACTACTACAAGGGATCTTTTCCTCACGATCTAACCTCCGAGCCTGAGAAATCTGTTGCGAGGTTCCGTTGCGTGTCAAAGCTCTGGTCATCAATAAGCACCGATCCATATTTCATCAACTTGTTCGAAACTCGGTCCCCTCGGCAAACTATTCTACTTTGCGTCAGAAAATATGACAGTCTGTTTGTTTCCTCGATTCCGCAGCATAAGCACATGCATACTCTTCATCAGAGTTCGAGCAAGTCTTTCTCATCTTCTCAGCCTATTAGTTGTTATAATATGAAGTTCCCAGAAACTAATGGTTTATATCCTACAGAATCTGTCCACGGCTTGATCTGTTTCCAGGAATCAGGAAAGCCCGTAGTTTGGAACCCTAGTAAGAAAGAGTTTGTAACCTTACCCAAGCCAAGAAAGAGCTGGAACGATATAACAGTTTTCTTAGGATATGATCCAGCCCAAGGTAAACACAAAGTAATGTGCCTTCCTTGTAACAGAAGTACTGATGTGTGTCGAATCTTAACATTGGGATCAGCTCAAGAATCTGATAGAGTTTAG
- the LOC103857690 gene encoding uncharacterized protein LOC103857690: MHSQPLPTFDQARSMLLLEEERLGKGKKTWLNKDESSSSAKVLNVTPSQPEQKSNNSNFQQRNFQNRENSARNRGRGRSTNNQQRQFFNQWSAPYWQTGYPMWPQQQFNPLMQLPQQSHPQQGLLGPRPQQQLLVQGPHNNAVNQQIPTTDFASAFNTMTLVDPTDGQWYMDSGATAHLTNAAGNLQVSCLVDPSFFSQDIEVDAKFFLVIFSFTCSRTSAVC, translated from the coding sequence ATGCATAGTCAACCTTTACCGACGTTTGATCAAGCGCGTTCCATGCTCCTCTTGGAGGAGGAGCGACTAGGAAAAGGCAAAAAGACCTGGCTTAACAAAGAtgagtcttcttcttctgctaaGGTTCTCAACGTCACCCCAAGCCAACCAGAACAGAAATCAAACAACTCAAACTTTCAGCAACGCAACtttcaaaacagagaaaacagTGCCCGTAACCGCGGTAGAGGTCGCTCCACCAACAATCAACAACGACAGTTCTTCAATCAATGGAGCGCACCATACTGGCAAACAGGATATCCAATGTGGCCACAACAACAGTTCAATCCATTGATGCAGCTACCCCAGCAGTCGCACCCACAGCAGGGACTACTCGGCCCGCGTCCTCAACAACAGCTCCTAGTACAAGGACCACACAACAATGCCGTTAATCAGCAAATACCCACCACAGATTTCGCCTCAGCCTTCAACACGATGACCCTAGTCGACCCCACAGACGGCCAGTGGTATATGGATTCAGGCGCAACTGCTCACCTCACAAATGCGGCAGGTAATCTTCAAGTTTCATGTTTAGTGGACCCAAGTTTCTTCTCACAAGATATAGAAGTAGATGCTAAATTTTTTCTAGTCATATTTTCTTTCACATGTAGTAGGACTAGTGCAGTGTGTTGA